Proteins from a genomic interval of Croceicoccus naphthovorans:
- a CDS encoding lysophospholipid acyltransferase family protein, translating to MSRLITTMRSLAFAVSAAVWTLLFAPLIPLLVLLGRPPRIIRQLTRIWARGLLCLLAALAGIRYTERGRVNLPEGPVLIIANHQSAWETFAALVLFPDVAIVTKRELLALPVIGWFLKNSPMIPVDRAQSARALREMLAACRAEVAAGRSVLIFPEGTRKQPGSPIEFKRGVELLYRNLAIPPVIVAHDAGRLWRQGMRLHPGSITVSILPPIPPATDHGVLVAQAQRSLAVEVANLNKA from the coding sequence ATGAGCCGCCTGATCACCACTATGCGAAGTCTCGCCTTTGCAGTGTCGGCGGCGGTGTGGACTCTCCTTTTTGCGCCCTTGATCCCGCTATTGGTTCTTCTGGGTCGTCCGCCGCGGATCATTCGGCAGCTCACCCGGATTTGGGCGCGCGGCCTTCTCTGTCTCCTCGCTGCGCTGGCCGGAATCCGCTATACGGAAAGGGGACGCGTTAACCTGCCCGAGGGTCCCGTCCTCATCATCGCCAACCATCAATCGGCCTGGGAAACGTTTGCCGCACTCGTTCTCTTCCCTGACGTGGCGATTGTCACCAAGCGTGAGCTTCTGGCGCTGCCTGTGATAGGATGGTTCCTGAAGAACTCCCCCATGATCCCGGTCGATCGCGCTCAGTCGGCGCGGGCGCTGCGTGAAATGCTTGCGGCCTGCCGCGCGGAAGTAGCGGCGGGTCGCTCGGTGCTCATTTTCCCCGAAGGCACACGCAAGCAGCCGGGAAGCCCGATCGAATTCAAGCGCGGAGTGGAACTGCTCTATCGAAATCTGGCGATACCCCCAGTAATCGTTGCCCACGATGCCGGCCGGCTCTGGCGGCAGGGCATGCGGCTGCATCCTGGATCGATTACCGTTTCGATACTCCCGCCGATCCCACCTGCTACCGATCATGGAGTTCTTGTCGCGCAGGCACAGCGGTCCCTCGCGGTCGAAGTCGCCAATC